In bacterium, the sequence CTTTAATTTTTTTTGGATTGACCCCGCCAACATAAAGTTTAAATTTACTTCTCTTTACCCTCAGATCTTACATAAAATGGAGGGAAAAAACATACCCTCCATCTTTTAGTTTATGTCAACAGCCTGTAGAGAGTAGACCCCGTTAGATACTTATCTTTACCCATAAGTTTTACTGGACAATGTTACATTCATTCACAATTCGCAATTCACCATTCACCATTCACAATTTTTTCCCTATCGTTCGTATGCTGGAACTGATGATTTTTGAAAGCTCATCACATTCTTTGACCACATTCAATAGTTGATTAATGGGTAACAAATTGCTTCGTTTTATAATCTCCAACCAAATTCCAGATTCATTTAATTCTTTCAAAACAATCCCCAACTTGTGAACAAAATCATTTTTACTTTCCGCTCCTCGTGCTTCACCATAATTCGGTGCAGGAGAAGTACCACATCGAAGTAATTGCCCCGCAATGTGTTTCCCAACATGAGTATTTGGTAATGCAGAGCATAATTCTATAATCATAACTGCAAAATTAATCAATCGTTCCTGAATATCATCCCCTTTCGCCATTCATGAATCCCCCTAACTTTCATTCACCATTCACCATTCACAATTTCTTCCCTAAATCTCCTTAAAATGGTGAATGGTGAATTGTCAATTGTGAATTGTGAATTATCACTCTTCACTCTGCCCAGTAAAAAATGTGGGACATGCTAAGGTTAGATAGTGAACATCTAATGGGGTAGATGGTTGCATTGAGATTAAAAGCCTTTTTCCAATACCCATTGATAAAAGGGGATAATTTGAATATTAAATCCCTGTTCTGTTATTTTCTGG encodes:
- a CDS encoding four helix bundle protein → MAKGDDIQERLINFAVMIIELCSALPNTHVGKHIAGQLLRCGTSPAPNYGEARGAESKNDFVHKLGIVLKELNESGIWLEIIKRSNLLPINQLLNVVKECDELSKIISSSIRTIGKKL